Proteins encoded together in one Bacteroides ovatus window:
- a CDS encoding TonB-dependent receptor, whose product MKNAIRERKSKVLGLFLCFLLLGIDYSFASYNNYSQFKTLSVSMSNSTLREVLKTIEKSSQFVFFYLDDAVNLERKVSIDSKNKNIEEILSELFEGTSCTYRISDRQIFISGKAPASTEQQQNKRKISGRVTDIKGEPLIGVNVTVDGDANGSITNMDGLYEIFVTKKSVVLKFTYIGFKTSEIRTNASTNIYDVTLEEQVNELEETVIVGYGTQRKISNIGAQSSMKMEDIKTPSASLTTTLAGRLAGVVAVQRTGEPGKDAADIWIRGISTPNTSSPLVLVDGVERSFNDIDPEDIESLTTLKDASATAVYGVRGANGVILIKTKPGKVGKPTVSADYYESFTRFTKMVDLADGITYMNAANEAMRNDGIATKYTEDQIRNTIAGKDPYLYPNVDWLKEIFNDWGHNRRVNVNVRGGSEKVAYYASVSYFNETGMTVTDKNIDTYDSKMKYSRYNFTTNLNIDVTPTTKVEIGAQGYLGEGNYPAISSADLYNAAMSISPVEYPKMFFVNGEAFVPGTSTNNNFNNPYSQATRRGYDNLTKNQIYSNLRVTQDLDMLTKGLKLTAMYAFDVYNEIHVHQDRAESTYNFLDTSVPYDMNGQPILQRIYEGSNVLSYTQETSGNKKTYLEASLNYDRTFNDDHRVSALFLFNQQSKLLYPKGTLEDAIPYRMMGIAGRATYSWKDRYFAEFNIGYNGAENFSPKHRFGTFPAFGVGWVVSNEKFWQPLSKAVSFLKIRYTDGKVGNSEVSDRRFMYLDQMKENGDYGYKFGPNGTKWSGYETVNMAVDLIWEESRKQDLGIDLKLFNDDLSIVFDLFKERRENILLKREHSIPSFLGYNTSAPYGNIGIIENKGFDGTIEYNKRINKDWVIALRGNVTFNKDKWIQGELPEQKYEWMNQYGHNINGVKGYVAEGLFTQTEIDDMARWESLSDANKAITPKPFASQFGTVKAGDIKYKDLNNDGQIDAYDQTYISRGDVPTTVYGFGFTVGWKDLSVGMMFQGVAGAERVLNGSSVNPFNGGGGSGNLYSNIGDRWTEENPDQNAFYPRLSYGSETTSNINNFQKSTWWVRNMNFLRLKTLQISYNLPKPWVNKVHLKNAAVYVMGTNLFTLSRFKLWDPELNTDNGASYPNTTSYSVGINFTF is encoded by the coding sequence ATGAAAAATGCAATTAGAGAACGAAAGAGTAAGGTTCTCGGGCTATTCTTGTGCTTTTTACTTCTCGGAATAGACTACTCTTTCGCAAGTTACAACAATTATTCTCAATTTAAGACTCTTTCGGTCAGCATGAGTAACTCGACGTTGAGAGAAGTGCTTAAAACAATAGAGAAAAGTAGTCAATTTGTTTTCTTCTATTTAGATGACGCTGTCAACTTAGAACGTAAGGTATCTATCGACAGTAAGAATAAGAATATAGAAGAAATTCTTTCTGAACTTTTCGAAGGTACTTCGTGTACTTATCGGATCTCTGACAGGCAAATATTTATTTCCGGAAAAGCCCCTGCTTCAACCGAACAGCAACAGAATAAGCGGAAAATATCCGGACGTGTCACTGATATAAAAGGAGAGCCGCTTATTGGGGTGAACGTCACTGTGGATGGAGATGCAAATGGTTCGATTACGAACATGGATGGTTTGTATGAGATATTCGTAACCAAGAAGAGTGTAGTGCTTAAATTTACCTATATCGGGTTTAAAACTTCTGAAATACGAACCAATGCCTCCACCAACATTTATGATGTCACCTTGGAAGAACAGGTGAACGAATTGGAAGAGACTGTTATTGTGGGTTATGGTACCCAGCGTAAAATAAGTAATATCGGTGCACAGTCTTCCATGAAGATGGAAGATATTAAGACGCCTTCTGCCAGTTTAACAACTACATTGGCAGGTCGTTTGGCGGGTGTTGTGGCCGTACAACGTACAGGAGAACCGGGAAAAGATGCTGCTGATATCTGGATTCGTGGTATTTCCACTCCCAACACTTCTTCTCCGCTGGTATTGGTGGATGGAGTGGAACGTTCGTTCAATGACATTGATCCGGAAGATATTGAATCGTTGACAACGTTGAAAGATGCATCAGCAACAGCTGTGTATGGTGTACGTGGTGCCAATGGCGTAATTTTGATTAAAACCAAACCGGGAAAGGTAGGAAAACCGACAGTGAGCGCGGATTATTATGAATCGTTTACCCGTTTCACGAAGATGGTCGATTTGGCAGACGGTATCACTTATATGAATGCAGCCAACGAGGCAATGCGTAATGACGGTATTGCTACGAAATATACAGAAGATCAGATACGTAACACGATTGCCGGTAAGGATCCTTATCTATATCCGAATGTGGATTGGTTGAAAGAAATCTTTAATGATTGGGGACATAATCGCCGTGTGAATGTAAATGTACGCGGTGGTAGCGAGAAAGTCGCTTATTATGCATCAGTCAGCTACTTTAATGAGACAGGTATGACGGTGACTGATAAGAATATCGACACCTATGATTCTAAAATGAAATATAGCCGTTACAACTTTACTACCAATTTGAATATCGACGTAACTCCTACTACTAAGGTCGAGATCGGTGCGCAAGGTTATCTGGGAGAAGGAAACTATCCGGCCATCTCTTCTGCCGATTTGTATAATGCGGCAATGTCTATCTCACCGGTTGAATATCCGAAGATGTTCTTTGTTAACGGAGAAGCCTTTGTGCCGGGAACTTCAACCAATAACAACTTTAATAACCCTTATTCACAGGCTACACGTCGTGGTTATGACAACCTGACGAAAAATCAGATTTACTCTAATTTGCGCGTCACACAGGATTTGGATATGCTCACGAAAGGACTGAAACTGACTGCTATGTATGCATTCGACGTATACAATGAGATACATGTACATCAGGACCGTGCGGAGTCTACCTACAACTTCCTGGACACTAGTGTTCCTTACGATATGAATGGGCAGCCTATTCTGCAACGTATTTATGAAGGAAGTAACGTGTTAAGCTATACACAGGAAACGAGTGGTAACAAAAAGACCTATTTGGAGGCTTCCTTGAACTATGACCGGACATTTAACGACGATCATCGTGTTAGTGCGTTATTCTTGTTCAATCAGCAATCCAAACTATTATATCCGAAAGGGACATTGGAAGATGCGATTCCGTATCGTATGATGGGTATTGCCGGTCGTGCCACTTATTCATGGAAAGACCGTTACTTCGCAGAGTTCAACATCGGTTATAACGGTGCCGAGAACTTTTCGCCTAAACATCGTTTCGGAACTTTCCCTGCATTTGGTGTAGGATGGGTTGTTTCAAATGAGAAATTCTGGCAACCTTTGTCGAAGGCAGTTTCTTTCTTGAAGATACGTTATACGGATGGTAAAGTGGGTAATAGCGAAGTTTCCGACCGTCGTTTCATGTATCTGGATCAGATGAAAGAAAATGGAGACTATGGTTATAAATTCGGACCGAATGGAACTAAGTGGTCCGGTTATGAAACAGTGAATATGGCTGTTGACCTGATTTGGGAAGAATCTCGCAAACAAGACCTGGGTATTGACCTTAAGCTATTTAATGATGATCTGTCTATTGTATTCGACTTGTTTAAAGAACGTCGTGAAAACATCTTGTTGAAGCGTGAACATTCTATACCTTCATTCTTGGGATACAACACATCTGCTCCTTACGGAAACATCGGTATCATAGAAAATAAGGGATTTGACGGAACGATCGAGTATAACAAGCGTATCAATAAAGACTGGGTAATTGCGCTTCGTGGTAATGTTACCTTTAATAAGGATAAATGGATTCAGGGAGAATTGCCGGAACAGAAATACGAATGGATGAACCAATATGGGCACAACATCAATGGAGTGAAAGGATATGTTGCCGAGGGGTTGTTCACTCAAACTGAAATAGATGATATGGCACGCTGGGAATCTTTGTCGGATGCCAATAAAGCCATTACTCCCAAACCGTTTGCATCACAGTTTGGAACAGTGAAAGCCGGAGATATCAAATACAAGGATTTAAACAATGACGGTCAGATAGACGCATACGACCAGACTTACATTTCTCGTGGGGATGTGCCGACAACTGTCTATGGTTTCGGATTTACAGTAGGTTGGAAAGACTTGTCTGTGGGGATGATGTTCCAGGGCGTAGCAGGAGCCGAACGTGTTTTGAACGGTAGCAGCGTTAATCCGTTTAATGGCGGTGGTGGTAGTGGTAACCTTTACTCTAACATAGGCGACCGTTGGACAGAGGAAAATCCGGATCAGAATGCCTTTTATCCGCGTTTGTCTTATGGAAGTGAAACAACCAGTAATATTAATAACTTCCAGAAAAGTACCTGGTGGGTACGTAACATGAACTTCCTGCGTTTGAAGACATTGCAGATTTCTTATAATCTGCCTAAACCCTGGGTGAATAAAGTTCATCTGAAGAATGCGGCTGTATATGTAATGGGAACTAACCTGTTCACTTTGAGTCGTTTCAAATTGTGGGATCCGGAGTTGAATACCGATAATGGCGCTTCTTATCCGAATACGACTTCTTATTCAGTTGGTATTAATTTCACATTCTAA
- a CDS encoding FecR family protein gives MMNSEQKHTDFSLYTFEEFLQNDFFISSMNYPTEETQKFWDEFEQMNPSNIDEYIAAKRYLEVFSKEKEEVLSNEETDDLWTRIQATNINKEKAKRKNYFLIGLSSAASVAILVGCFFLLKSYSSVLDPDIATFAVNTKADLPLTEETLLILAEDNVVSLKEKETEITYDSVEIKTNQESIQKEKSAAYNQLVIPRGKRSVLTFADGSKVWVNAGTRVIYPVEFEKDKREIYVDGEIYIEVARDENRPFYVRTKDMNVRVLGTKFNVTAYESEAIRSVVLAQGCVQVETARTPKAILAPNQMFSSADGKENISQVDVEQAISWINGLYCFQSADLGIVLQRLSTYYGVNVEFDPALSKIKCSGKIDLKDNFETVINGLTFVAPISYAYDEQYKTYRVVKK, from the coding sequence ATGATGAACTCTGAACAAAAACATACAGATTTTTCCCTATATACTTTTGAAGAATTCCTTCAGAATGATTTCTTTATTTCTTCCATGAATTATCCTACGGAAGAAACACAGAAGTTCTGGGATGAATTTGAACAGATGAATCCTTCTAATATAGATGAATATATAGCAGCAAAAAGATATTTGGAGGTTTTTTCAAAAGAGAAAGAAGAAGTACTTTCAAACGAGGAAACGGATGATTTATGGACTCGTATACAGGCAACCAATATAAATAAGGAGAAGGCGAAACGTAAGAACTATTTCTTAATAGGATTGAGCTCGGCGGCCAGTGTTGCTATTCTTGTGGGATGTTTCTTCTTATTAAAGAGTTATTCTTCGGTGCTGGATCCGGATATTGCCACTTTTGCAGTGAATACCAAAGCTGATTTGCCTCTGACGGAAGAAACACTGTTGATTTTGGCGGAAGATAACGTAGTGAGCCTGAAAGAAAAAGAAACGGAGATTACGTATGATTCCGTAGAAATCAAAACAAATCAGGAAAGTATACAAAAGGAAAAATCGGCAGCTTACAATCAATTGGTCATTCCGCGTGGAAAGCGATCGGTATTGACGTTTGCCGATGGATCTAAAGTCTGGGTGAATGCCGGCACGAGAGTGATTTATCCGGTAGAGTTTGAAAAAGATAAACGTGAAATCTATGTGGACGGAGAAATCTACATAGAAGTAGCCAGAGATGAAAACCGCCCTTTCTATGTGCGGACCAAAGATATGAATGTCAGGGTGCTTGGTACTAAATTTAATGTAACGGCGTATGAGTCGGAAGCAATTAGAAGTGTAGTGCTGGCGCAAGGATGTGTTCAGGTAGAGACAGCCCGGACTCCGAAAGCGATTTTGGCTCCTAATCAGATGTTCAGTTCTGCCGATGGAAAGGAAAATATATCACAAGTAGATGTAGAACAGGCAATATCGTGGATAAATGGACTCTATTGTTTCCAAAGTGCCGATTTGGGAATAGTCTTGCAACGCTTGTCTACCTATTATGGTGTGAATGTAGAATTTGACCCAGCGCTAAGTAAAATAAAATGTTCCGGAAAAATCGATTTGAAAGACAACTTTGAAACAGTTATTAATGGATTAACCTTTGTTGCACCAATTTCTTATGCCTATGATGAACAATATAAAACGTATCGAGTAGTAAAGAAATAG
- a CDS encoding DUF4972 domain-containing protein: protein MKCLTNKWREGAMLLSFLLISSLAGIFTACDDIEDEYMTDTQLSILQESRASLSYLLKNSTYGTAPGTYPETGKDILNAAITELDALITRVEAGEELDETTLETAVAKVNQAIDEFKNSKYYNLSPEAQQYINNLLAKADEILAIVNDETKWGNHQGQYPVENKSVLESAAKDLESLAERIKSGSITDMTQEIYDETIAAADKKVEEVEDSAWPDNSQITWNLFVDGNAGSYIDFGYSEDYVKFGEDDNQAFTIELWVNIKEYCNKQGEDNCTFLSTMTNDPYWSGWRAQDRTKGLLRTMVAHWQDNNHTNPQEWEPGWKKSDNWTKDRWTHYAFLFRDKGLPGFDTPTDVKCYSMIDGTRQGEIIRVGESWRTYINEQSIANKVHMTGFCMMDNNGNRNEWFSGYIKKIRIWKTNRTENQVYASYMGNEEGVSADNPNLVEAWDFEVKGDQPTQSATSTITGLKGHTATLVGDNWQWIESTDITDNK from the coding sequence ATGAAATGTTTAACTAATAAATGGAGAGAGGGAGCAATGCTCCTCTCTTTCCTCCTGATTTCTAGTCTGGCAGGGATATTTACCGCTTGTGACGATATTGAAGACGAGTATATGACAGATACACAATTAAGTATCTTACAGGAAAGCCGTGCGTCATTGAGCTATTTATTGAAGAATTCAACCTACGGAACTGCTCCCGGGACATATCCTGAAACCGGAAAGGATATATTAAATGCTGCTATTACCGAGTTGGATGCACTGATAACACGGGTAGAAGCTGGTGAGGAACTGGATGAAACAACTTTGGAAACTGCTGTAGCAAAGGTAAATCAAGCGATTGACGAGTTTAAAAATTCAAAATATTACAATCTGTCTCCGGAAGCACAGCAATATATCAATAATTTACTGGCTAAGGCGGATGAAATACTTGCAATCGTTAATGATGAAACGAAGTGGGGAAATCATCAGGGACAATATCCGGTAGAAAATAAGTCGGTTTTGGAGAGTGCAGCTAAAGATTTGGAAAGTCTGGCTGAAAGAATCAAATCCGGTTCCATCACAGATATGACGCAGGAGATTTATGATGAGACTATTGCTGCTGCCGATAAGAAAGTAGAAGAAGTTGAAGATTCTGCATGGCCGGATAACAGTCAGATTACCTGGAATCTGTTTGTAGATGGAAATGCCGGTTCCTATATAGACTTTGGTTATAGTGAGGATTATGTGAAGTTTGGAGAGGATGACAATCAGGCATTTACGATTGAACTTTGGGTGAATATCAAAGAATATTGCAATAAACAGGGAGAAGACAACTGTACTTTCCTTTCTACCATGACCAACGATCCTTATTGGAGCGGATGGCGTGCTCAGGATCGTACAAAGGGATTGTTGAGAACAATGGTTGCTCACTGGCAAGATAATAATCACACAAATCCACAAGAATGGGAACCGGGATGGAAAAAGTCGGACAACTGGACCAAAGATCGTTGGACGCATTATGCATTCCTCTTCAGGGATAAGGGATTGCCGGGATTTGATACTCCGACAGATGTGAAGTGTTATTCCATGATTGACGGTACGAGACAGGGTGAAATCATTCGTGTGGGTGAGTCCTGGAGAACGTATATCAATGAACAATCTATAGCTAATAAGGTCCACATGACCGGATTCTGTATGATGGACAATAATGGAAATCGTAACGAATGGTTCTCCGGTTACATAAAGAAGATCCGTATCTGGAAAACAAATCGGACAGAAAATCAGGTATATGCTTCTTATATGGGTAATGAAGAAGGTGTAAGTGCTGATAATCCGAATTTGGTAGAAGCCTGGGATTTTGAAGTGAAAGGTGATCAGCCTACTCAAAGTGCTACCAGCACAATAACAGGTTTGAAAGGCCATACGGCAACATTAGTTGGTGATAACTGGCAATGGATTGAATCCACAGACATTACAGATAACAAATAA
- a CDS encoding DUF4972 domain-containing protein — protein MNTKYSNWKMWYYVLCMVLTLQLAACSEETHDEYTAAPEIEDTYIDQLDALIAEMTDLQQNSDYGDKKGQYPTESRAILTDAIDDANRAVLLIKYQQPSPSESEKQRYVAEAKASMEQFKSTIRTEDAETTPAELFVDGRGDGGSYIDFGRSEEYVNFGTEGNQAFTVEFWVKVTKGGGKDQNVFLSTYMGGDGWRNGWMMYWRNADGGIYRATWGETGGNICEPSLKAPEDGEWQHFLFVYSDKGLPGSPELRAKLYVNGEVKTTEGSVGNRFYNSSNYANYNAPMTAFGRYMRTSDNLFEEGFAGYMKKIRIWKSAKDNEYVQNSYNGTAEVTGKEADLAAAWDFMTKPSGSGNEVIDLTGRHTAKIIGTYEWQRIVE, from the coding sequence ATGAATACGAAATATTCAAATTGGAAAATGTGGTATTATGTGTTATGCATGGTACTGACACTTCAATTGGCGGCTTGTTCTGAAGAAACGCATGACGAGTATACTGCGGCTCCTGAAATAGAAGATACCTATATCGACCAACTGGATGCATTGATTGCTGAAATGACCGATTTGCAGCAAAATTCAGACTACGGAGATAAGAAAGGACAGTACCCCACCGAAAGCCGGGCAATTCTGACAGATGCGATAGATGATGCCAATCGTGCGGTACTTTTAATCAAATATCAGCAACCCTCTCCGTCGGAAAGTGAGAAACAACGCTATGTGGCAGAAGCCAAGGCGTCTATGGAACAGTTCAAGAGTACGATCCGTACAGAAGACGCTGAAACAACACCGGCTGAACTGTTTGTGGACGGACGTGGTGATGGTGGTTCTTATATCGATTTCGGACGTAGCGAAGAATATGTCAATTTCGGAACCGAAGGAAATCAAGCCTTTACTGTTGAGTTTTGGGTGAAAGTAACCAAAGGTGGTGGAAAAGACCAGAATGTGTTCCTGTCAACTTACATGGGCGGTGACGGATGGCGTAACGGCTGGATGATGTACTGGCGTAATGCGGACGGTGGTATTTATCGTGCAACTTGGGGCGAAACAGGAGGAAATATCTGTGAACCGTCACTAAAGGCACCGGAAGATGGAGAATGGCAACATTTCTTGTTTGTGTACAGTGATAAAGGCTTGCCGGGCAGTCCGGAGCTTCGTGCGAAATTGTATGTGAACGGAGAAGTGAAAACAACCGAGGGAAGCGTGGGTAACAGGTTCTATAATTCGAGCAACTATGCCAACTATAATGCACCGATGACCGCTTTCGGACGTTATATGCGTACTAGTGATAATCTGTTTGAAGAAGGCTTTGCCGGTTATATGAAAAAAATCCGTATCTGGAAGAGCGCAAAGGATAACGAATATGTTCAGAATTCTTATAACGGAACGGCTGAAGTGACGGGTAAAGAAGCAGATTTGGCGGCAGCATGGGATTTCATGACCAAACCTTCCGGTTCGGGTAATGAAGTAATAGACCTGACAGGTCGTCATACTGCTAAGATTATCGGTACTTACGAGTGGCAACGTATTGTTGAATAA
- a CDS encoding RagB/SusD family nutrient uptake outer membrane protein — protein MKKYNYIIVSLLACLLTTSCNDYFDQVPDDRLSLKEIFTTRDGALRYLSNVYTFLPDEFNQRQVHETSLYRTPGPWTGSSDEAEWTNDNKGKLINNNSIDATEGTMVLYRWKSWFSGIHEAAVFTENVDQAPLTVTERNQWKAEARALRAIYYFYLVRTYGPVPLLEKDFPMDTPSDELQLPRNTVDECFDFIVSELKGAQNDGLLDDASTDKVSGYGRIDKAIAQAFIIEALTYRASWLFNGECNYYSDLANTDGTKLFPNKPDEATKRANWQKVINECNTFFSNYGSRYHLMYTNKDGVSVSGPDSEGFSPTESYRRAVRTLFSEMGNNKEMIFYRLDNAAGTMQYDRMPNRSGNTTNYRGGSLLGATQEMVDAYFMSNGESPISGYSADGVTPIINEKSDYVEEGVSTTEYKGTDGTLYAPTGTRMMYVNREPRFYVDITFSNSKWFDGTEGDYIVDFTYSGSCGKEQGSNDYTSTGYLVRKGMDSGDRNQNLVCVLLRLTNIYFDYIEALAHVSPTHEDIWTYMNMIRKRAGIPGYGETVNLPKPTTTEEVMELIRKEKRIELSFENCRYFDVRRWGLVNEYFNKAIHGMNVNYDGNEFFKRTEIVKRIFDRQYFFPIPQGEIDIDKNLVQNTGF, from the coding sequence ATGAAAAAATATAATTATATAATCGTTAGTTTGCTGGCGTGTCTCTTGACGACATCTTGTAATGACTATTTTGACCAGGTGCCTGATGACCGTTTATCACTCAAGGAGATTTTCACAACCAGAGATGGAGCCTTGCGGTATCTTTCGAACGTATACACATTCTTACCGGATGAATTTAACCAACGTCAGGTGCATGAAACAAGTCTGTACCGTACTCCCGGTCCCTGGACAGGTTCCAGCGACGAAGCAGAGTGGACAAATGATAATAAAGGAAAATTGATAAATAACAACTCAATCGATGCTACCGAAGGAACGATGGTATTGTATCGCTGGAAGAGCTGGTTTTCAGGTATTCATGAAGCGGCAGTATTTACAGAAAATGTAGATCAGGCACCGCTGACTGTTACAGAAAGAAATCAATGGAAAGCGGAAGCAAGAGCTTTGCGGGCGATCTACTATTTTTATTTAGTACGTACTTATGGTCCGGTTCCTTTGCTTGAAAAGGACTTCCCGATGGATACTCCGAGCGATGAGTTGCAACTCCCGCGTAATACGGTAGACGAGTGTTTCGATTTTATCGTATCAGAACTGAAAGGTGCGCAAAACGATGGTTTACTGGATGATGCTTCTACCGACAAAGTGTCCGGATATGGCCGTATTGATAAGGCGATTGCACAGGCGTTTATCATCGAGGCATTGACTTATCGTGCCAGCTGGTTGTTTAATGGAGAGTGCAATTACTATTCTGACTTGGCTAATACGGACGGAACAAAACTGTTCCCTAACAAACCGGACGAAGCTACCAAACGTGCCAATTGGCAGAAAGTGATTAATGAATGTAACACTTTCTTCTCTAATTACGGAAGTCGTTATCATTTGATGTATACCAATAAGGACGGTGTTTCTGTTTCCGGTCCGGACTCGGAAGGCTTCAGCCCGACGGAATCTTATCGCCGTGCAGTAAGAACCCTGTTTTCTGAAATGGGTAACAATAAAGAAATGATTTTCTATCGTTTGGATAATGCTGCCGGAACCATGCAGTACGACCGTATGCCGAATAGATCCGGTAATACGACCAACTATAGAGGCGGTAGCTTGTTGGGAGCAACCCAAGAAATGGTAGATGCCTATTTCATGTCAAACGGAGAATCTCCTATTTCCGGTTATAGTGCTGACGGAGTCACTCCGATTATCAACGAAAAATCCGATTATGTAGAAGAGGGAGTTTCTACAACAGAATACAAAGGAACAGACGGTACCTTATATGCACCGACAGGAACCAGAATGATGTATGTTAATCGTGAACCTCGTTTTTATGTAGACATTACCTTTAGTAATTCAAAATGGTTTGATGGAACAGAAGGCGATTATATAGTAGATTTCACTTATAGCGGAAGTTGTGGTAAAGAACAAGGTAGCAATGACTATACAAGTACAGGTTATTTGGTGCGCAAAGGAATGGATTCCGGCGACCGTAACCAGAATTTGGTTTGTGTGCTCTTGCGTCTGACTAATATTTATTTTGACTATATCGAAGCGCTTGCGCATGTCAGCCCGACTCATGAAGACATTTGGACGTATATGAACATGATCCGTAAGCGTGCGGGTATTCCGGGATACGGTGAAACAGTCAATCTGCCTAAACCGACTACAACGGAAGAAGTCATGGAGCTGATTCGTAAGGAGAAACGCATTGAATTGAGTTTCGAAAACTGCCGTTATTTTGATGTACGTCGCTGGGGATTGGTAAATGAGTATTTCAACAAGGCAATTCACGGTATGAATGTCAATTATGACGGAAATGAATTCTTCAAACGTACGGAGATTGTGAAGCGTATTTTTGACCGTCAGTACTTCTTCCCCATACCACAGGGCGAAATTGATATTGATAAAAACTTGGTTCAGAATACAGGATTCTAA
- a CDS encoding glycoside hydrolase family 76 protein: MMKQYIFSAVCLMSGVLCMSSCNEDKQAKPYTPDYEIVPEYTNADTWTAYEAFNDNLLDPDKNIYKTSTAYTAATDRNNGAAAIWCQPIYWDMAMNAYKRAKAEGDTERENKYKQLCDDLFAGNKAHYVNFDFDDNNENTGWFIYDDIQWWTITLARAYELFKVEEYRSLAEASFARVWYGSPRVGDTGSYADPEKNLGGGMFWQWQPIGNPNENAAGDGKMACINFPTVVAALTLYNNVPTDRVADPNPESWSNKYGDFTRPHYETKEAYLAKGKEIYEWAVKNLVDSNTGEVADSKHGEGNPAWSDHVYNQATFIGASLLLYKATGEKTYLDNAILGADYTMNTMSETYDLLPFESGVEQGIYTAIFAEYMAMLVNDCGQTQYVPFLKRNINYGWANRDQTRNLCGGEYHKAQIEGATIDSYSASGIPALMLLFPADK, from the coding sequence ATGATGAAACAATATATTTTCTCTGCAGTTTGTCTCATGTCCGGTGTCCTTTGTATGTCCTCTTGCAATGAGGATAAACAGGCAAAGCCATATACTCCGGATTACGAGATTGTACCGGAGTATACCAATGCGGATACCTGGACTGCCTATGAAGCATTTAATGATAACTTGCTGGACCCCGATAAGAACATTTATAAAACAAGTACCGCTTATACTGCTGCTACCGACCGTAATAACGGAGCTGCCGCTATCTGGTGCCAGCCGATCTATTGGGATATGGCCATGAACGCATATAAACGTGCAAAAGCGGAAGGAGATACGGAAAGAGAAAACAAATACAAGCAGTTGTGTGATGATTTGTTTGCCGGAAATAAAGCACATTATGTAAACTTTGATTTCGACGATAATAATGAGAATACCGGCTGGTTTATCTATGATGATATACAGTGGTGGACCATTACTTTGGCACGTGCTTACGAATTATTTAAAGTGGAAGAGTATCGCAGTCTGGCAGAAGCAAGTTTTGCACGTGTATGGTACGGTTCTCCCCGCGTAGGTGATACGGGTTCTTATGCAGATCCTGAAAAGAATTTGGGTGGAGGTATGTTCTGGCAATGGCAGCCTATCGGCAATCCGAATGAAAATGCTGCCGGTGATGGTAAGATGGCTTGTATCAATTTCCCGACTGTGGTAGCTGCATTGACCCTTTATAACAATGTTCCTACCGATCGTGTGGCTGATCCGAATCCGGAAAGCTGGAGTAATAAGTACGGTGATTTTACCCGTCCGCATTATGAAACGAAGGAAGCTTATCTGGCAAAAGGAAAAGAAATCTATGAATGGGCTGTGAAGAATCTGGTAGACAGCAATACCGGAGAGGTTGCCGACAGCAAGCATGGTGAAGGCAATCCGGCATGGTCGGACCATGTATACAATCAGGCCACTTTTATCGGAGCTTCATTATTGCTTTATAAAGCTACCGGTGAGAAAACATATTTGGACAATGCAATTTTAGGAGCTGACTATACAATGAATACCATGTCCGAAACGTACGATTTACTGCCGTTCGAGAGTGGCGTGGAACAGGGTATTTATACCGCTATCTTTGCGGAATACATGGCCATGCTGGTAAATGATTGTGGCCAGACCCAGTACGTACCGTTCTTGAAACGTAACATTAATTACGGCTGGGCTAATCGCGACCAGACACGTAATTTGTGTGGTGGCGAATATCATAAGGCACAGATAGAAGGTGCTACTATTGACAGCTATAGTGCATCCGGAATACCGGCATTGATGTTGTTGTTTCCGGCAGATAAATAA